A single window of Jiangella alkaliphila DNA harbors:
- a CDS encoding GNAT family N-acetyltransferase has product MSDDGLRELLVRWQAGWATARDYRSGVDGEVVTVDIGLPDRMTETIVLSTDPELYELVAERVAEPGHWLTAPTADRARTEVAAAGAGFTPVPPEWLMSRPLDDHPRHEPPDGYETWLSGREPMIVAEVVTTGGPDARTLAAKGHLALSGEGADAVADRIFTVPEHRRRGLGSVVMGALTTAARERGARHGLLVASQDGRRLYERLGWRVEAQMATARWTGNGAPAAPAGAVA; this is encoded by the coding sequence ATGAGCGACGACGGCCTGCGCGAGCTGCTGGTCCGCTGGCAGGCGGGCTGGGCGACGGCGCGCGACTACCGATCCGGCGTCGACGGCGAGGTCGTCACCGTCGACATCGGGCTGCCTGACCGCATGACCGAGACGATCGTGCTGTCCACCGACCCGGAGCTGTACGAGCTGGTGGCCGAGCGGGTGGCCGAGCCGGGCCACTGGCTGACGGCGCCGACGGCGGACCGGGCGCGGACGGAGGTCGCGGCGGCCGGCGCCGGGTTCACGCCGGTGCCGCCCGAGTGGCTGATGTCGCGTCCGCTGGACGACCACCCACGGCACGAGCCGCCGGACGGCTACGAGACCTGGCTCAGCGGCCGCGAGCCGATGATCGTCGCCGAGGTCGTCACCACCGGCGGCCCCGACGCGCGGACGCTGGCCGCGAAGGGCCACCTGGCGCTCAGCGGCGAGGGCGCCGACGCCGTCGCCGACCGCATCTTCACCGTCCCCGAGCACCGGCGGCGCGGGCTCGGCTCGGTCGTCATGGGGGCGCTGACGACGGCCGCCCGCGAGCGCGGCGCGCGCCACGGGCTGCTGGTCGCGTCGCAGGACGGCCGCCGGCTGTACGAGCGGCTCGGCTGGCGGGTCGAGGCGCAGATGGCGACGGCGCGCTGGACCGGCAACGGGGCGCCCGCGGCGCCGGCCGGCGCGGTTGCGTGA
- a CDS encoding FxsA family protein, with amino-acid sequence MRRFGPFALGVIELIALVMVANWVGLGWALLLLLGTSVLGIALLRIEGLRAWQELRSAAADGRFPQDEPESVPASSARMADTGARILAGVLLTFPGFLTDLIGLVLLIPPIRRGVGRRMAASAFRTFPGRRTPGAAGPGRSGAGGTGGVQHGVVIEGEVVDTDPPRDGKK; translated from the coding sequence GTGAGACGCTTCGGCCCGTTCGCCCTCGGCGTGATCGAGCTGATCGCGCTGGTCATGGTGGCCAACTGGGTCGGGCTCGGCTGGGCGCTGCTGCTCCTGCTGGGCACCAGCGTGCTGGGCATCGCCCTGCTGCGCATCGAAGGGCTGCGCGCGTGGCAGGAGCTGCGCTCGGCGGCCGCCGACGGCCGGTTCCCGCAGGACGAGCCCGAGTCGGTGCCGGCGTCATCGGCGCGCATGGCCGACACCGGGGCGCGCATCCTCGCCGGCGTCCTGCTGACCTTCCCCGGTTTCCTCACCGACCTCATCGGCCTGGTGCTGCTGATCCCGCCGATCCGGCGTGGCGTCGGCCGGCGCATGGCAGCGTCGGCGTTCCGTACGTTCCCCGGCCGCCGTACCCCGGGTGCCGCCGGGCCGGGCCGGTCCGGCGCGGGCGGCACGGGCGGCGTCCAGCACGGCGTCGTCATCGAGGGCGAGGTCGTCGACACCGACCCGCCCCGCGACGGGAAGAAATAG
- the def gene encoding peptide deformylase, giving the protein MTVREIRLYGDPVLRTVTDPVTEFGEASRALAKDLLDTLDLPGRAGVAAPQIGVPLRAFSYDLEGQRGVVFNPVLTGTEGEQSGEEGCLSVPGLWFPTPRAAWAAVEGFDADGEPMRVEGEGELARCLQHETDHLDGIVYIHRLEPSTRRGAMREIRRSAWFASA; this is encoded by the coding sequence GTGACGGTGCGGGAGATCCGCCTCTACGGCGACCCGGTGTTGCGGACGGTGACGGACCCGGTGACGGAGTTCGGCGAGGCGAGCCGTGCGCTGGCCAAGGACCTACTCGACACCTTGGACCTGCCGGGGCGGGCCGGCGTGGCGGCGCCGCAGATCGGGGTGCCGCTGCGGGCGTTCTCGTACGACCTCGAGGGCCAGCGCGGCGTCGTGTTCAACCCCGTCCTCACCGGGACCGAGGGGGAGCAGAGCGGCGAGGAGGGCTGCCTGTCGGTGCCGGGCCTCTGGTTCCCGACGCCGCGCGCGGCCTGGGCCGCCGTCGAGGGGTTCGACGCCGACGGCGAGCCGATGCGCGTCGAGGGTGAGGGCGAGCTGGCCCGCTGCCTGCAGCACGAGACCGACCACCTCGACGGCATCGTCTACATCCACCGCCTCGAGCCGTCCACCCGCCGCGGCGCGATGCGCGAGATCCGCCGCAGCGCCTGGTTCGCCTCGGCCTGA
- a CDS encoding glycerophosphodiester phosphodiesterase family protein yields MAGIHPYLDRPGPLALAHRGFSLDGLENSMAAFAAAVELGYDYVETDVHATSDGVVVALHDATLDRVTDRTGAVAGLPWSEVSKALIGGVEPVPALEDVLGSWPRLRVNIDVKSAGAAAPLARVLDRTRAHDRVCIASFSDARRRAVLRRVAAPVATSAGQTLIAAFVAAASTPGLRRFAGSVLRGVDCLQVPATFRGRAVVTPASVAAAHAAGKPVHVWTVNEPAELRRLLDLGVDGLITDRADLLRDVLRSRGQWHPAG; encoded by the coding sequence GTGGCCGGCATCCATCCGTATCTCGACCGTCCCGGCCCGCTCGCGCTGGCCCACCGTGGATTCTCCCTCGACGGCCTCGAGAACAGCATGGCGGCCTTCGCGGCGGCCGTGGAACTGGGCTACGACTACGTCGAGACCGACGTGCACGCGACGTCCGACGGAGTCGTCGTCGCCCTGCACGACGCGACGCTGGACCGCGTCACCGACCGCACCGGCGCCGTCGCCGGGCTGCCCTGGTCCGAGGTGTCGAAGGCGCTGATCGGCGGCGTCGAGCCGGTGCCGGCGCTGGAGGACGTGCTGGGCAGCTGGCCACGGCTGCGGGTGAACATCGACGTGAAGTCGGCCGGCGCGGCCGCGCCGCTGGCCCGGGTCCTGGACCGCACCCGCGCGCACGACCGCGTCTGCATCGCCTCCTTCTCCGACGCCCGGCGCCGCGCCGTCCTGCGCCGCGTCGCCGCCCCCGTCGCGACGTCGGCCGGGCAGACGCTGATCGCGGCGTTCGTCGCGGCCGCGTCGACGCCGGGCCTGCGCCGCTTCGCCGGCTCCGTCCTGCGCGGCGTCGACTGCCTGCAGGTGCCGGCGACGTTCCGCGGCCGGGCCGTCGTGACGCCCGCGAGTGTCGCGGCCGCGCACGCCGCCGGCAAGCCCGTGCACGTCTGGACCGTCAACGAGCCGGCGGAGCTGCGCCGCCTGCTCGACCTCGGCGTCGACGGCCTCATCACCGACCGCGCCGACCTGCTCCGCGACGTCCTGCGGTCGCGCGGCCAGTGGCACCCGGCGGGCTGA
- a CDS encoding TrmB family transcriptional regulator: MQTESLLEGLGLTKTEARVYVCLLERSPLAAGAIADLTGTSRSSVYLILRSLVDKGLIDAGAGYSSRFQPSAPDVAFAGLLERGREELRERERSVQTALPDLMRRFETSAGGDGELVEILRTPKLVGDRFDRLHAASERAIDIIVRRPIQVGGSNQPELDALARGVRVRAVYDHALMAHPTVVENIGVWVAAGEDARVFHDDLPMKWAVFDGHTVLMPLVAPGVGGVVALIVRSRELAGALGLLFDTLWAASAPVHPARATVGGDHGA, translated from the coding sequence GTGCAGACCGAGTCGTTGCTCGAAGGGCTGGGCCTCACCAAGACCGAGGCGCGCGTCTACGTGTGCCTGCTGGAGCGCTCACCACTGGCCGCTGGCGCCATCGCCGACCTCACCGGCACGTCGCGCAGCAGCGTCTACCTGATCCTGCGGTCGCTGGTCGACAAGGGCCTGATCGACGCCGGCGCCGGGTACAGCAGCCGGTTCCAGCCGTCGGCGCCCGACGTCGCGTTCGCCGGGCTGCTGGAGCGCGGCCGCGAGGAGCTGCGCGAGCGCGAGCGCAGTGTCCAGACGGCGCTGCCCGACCTCATGCGGCGGTTCGAGACCAGTGCCGGCGGCGACGGCGAGCTGGTCGAGATCCTGCGCACACCCAAGCTCGTCGGCGACCGCTTCGACCGGTTGCACGCCGCGTCCGAGCGGGCCATCGACATCATCGTGCGCCGGCCGATCCAGGTCGGCGGCAGCAACCAGCCCGAGCTCGACGCGCTGGCCCGCGGCGTCCGGGTGCGCGCCGTCTACGACCACGCGCTGATGGCCCACCCCACCGTCGTCGAGAACATCGGCGTCTGGGTCGCGGCCGGCGAGGACGCGCGGGTGTTCCACGACGACCTGCCGATGAAATGGGCGGTGTTCGACGGCCACACCGTGCTGATGCCGCTGGTCGCGCCCGGGGTCGGCGGCGTGGTCGCGCTGATCGTGCGCAGCCGCGAGCTGGCCGGGGCGCTCGGCCTGCTGTTCGACACGCTGTGGGCGGCGTCGGCGCCGGTCCACCCGGCCCGCGCGACGGTGGGTGGCGATCATGGCGCATGA
- a CDS encoding winged helix-turn-helix domain-containing protein, with translation MAHEAAPVVVCITSSPAERARLAGRFDGTGILVLAPDAGAAGRFLRRLAGADAGAATGAVAGPGPAAGTAATPPAEDVVRVGGLALDFSRHEATWHGRGLPLTPYEFKVLGCLAGRPGQVWTYHQLHERAWGGSYFAGPAAVQSVIKRLRAKLRVAGASVTIRSTRGVGFRLDAGPDLKLVRPADPDALSRPVRASGTGR, from the coding sequence ATGGCGCATGAGGCCGCACCGGTGGTCGTCTGCATCACCAGCTCCCCCGCCGAGCGGGCCCGGCTGGCCGGCCGGTTCGACGGCACCGGCATCCTCGTGCTCGCGCCCGACGCCGGCGCGGCCGGACGGTTCCTGCGCCGCCTGGCCGGCGCCGATGCCGGAGCCGCGACCGGCGCGGTGGCCGGACCGGGGCCCGCAGCGGGAACCGCCGCCACGCCGCCGGCCGAGGACGTCGTCCGGGTCGGTGGCCTGGCGCTGGACTTCTCCCGGCACGAGGCCACCTGGCACGGGCGCGGGCTGCCGCTGACGCCGTACGAGTTCAAGGTGCTCGGCTGCCTGGCCGGCCGTCCCGGGCAGGTGTGGACGTACCACCAGCTGCACGAACGCGCCTGGGGCGGCTCCTACTTCGCCGGCCCGGCCGCCGTGCAGTCGGTCATCAAGCGGCTGCGGGCCAAGCTGCGGGTGGCCGGTGCGTCGGTGACGATCCGCTCCACCCGCGGCGTCGGCTTCCGCCTCGACGCCGGGCCGGACCTCAAGCTGGTCCGGCCCGCCGACCCCGACGCCCTCAGCCGTCCAGTCCGGGCGTCGGGAACCGGCCGGTGA
- the lnt gene encoding apolipoprotein N-acyltransferase has translation MTHLWRYAGAALLGVSLIAAFPPYDLWFVAVLVPGAFALLVRDQPLKRSALLGFLFGAGFFLPLLDWTGMEVGPIPWLILALFEALFFIPLALGLTLVMRLPGWPVWTAAVWVADEAVRGRLPYGGFTWGKLAFSQADSPMLGLASWAGSPGLSFAVALSSGLLAWVVVERRLWVRAAAAAGAVAIVVAPLLIQPLQPDGVTVTVAIVQGNVPAEGLAYNDEKRAITRNHVEATERLAADVEAGEAERPDIVLWPENSSDISPYHDADTFRAIDGAVQAIGVPTLISAIVPTDDGENVRNTSILWDPDTGPGATYVKRHPMPFGEYIPMRSIAERITDAVNQQPRDHLPGDTVGIFQVGDTTIGNVICFEVAFDGIVRDAVLDGGQFLSVQTNNATFGRTEMTEQQLAQSRVRAFEHGRTVLVSALAGVSAVVAPDGTVLDRAELFTQDVIVTEVPLADDLTLATRIGAWPEWIVTALGLGAVAIVVVNARRNRRAGAPAADEPRPSVEAGVP, from the coding sequence GTGACCCACCTGTGGCGCTACGCCGGAGCCGCGCTCCTCGGTGTCTCGCTGATCGCCGCGTTCCCGCCCTACGACCTCTGGTTCGTCGCCGTCCTCGTGCCCGGCGCGTTCGCGCTTCTGGTGCGCGACCAGCCGCTGAAGCGCTCGGCGCTGCTGGGCTTCCTGTTCGGCGCCGGCTTCTTCCTGCCGCTGCTCGACTGGACCGGCATGGAGGTCGGGCCGATCCCGTGGCTCATCCTGGCCCTGTTCGAGGCGCTGTTCTTCATCCCGCTGGCGCTCGGCCTGACGCTGGTCATGCGGCTGCCCGGCTGGCCGGTCTGGACCGCCGCGGTGTGGGTCGCCGACGAAGCCGTCCGCGGCCGCCTCCCGTACGGCGGGTTCACCTGGGGCAAGCTGGCGTTCTCGCAGGCCGACAGCCCGATGCTGGGGCTGGCCTCGTGGGCGGGCTCGCCGGGGCTGTCGTTCGCGGTCGCGCTGTCCAGCGGGCTGCTCGCCTGGGTCGTCGTCGAGCGCCGGCTCTGGGTGCGGGCCGCGGCCGCCGCGGGCGCCGTCGCCATCGTCGTCGCGCCGCTGCTCATCCAGCCCCTGCAGCCCGACGGCGTCACCGTCACCGTCGCGATCGTGCAGGGCAACGTGCCGGCCGAGGGGCTGGCCTACAACGACGAGAAACGCGCCATCACCCGCAACCACGTCGAGGCGACCGAACGGCTGGCCGCCGACGTCGAGGCGGGCGAGGCCGAGCGGCCCGACATCGTGCTGTGGCCGGAGAACTCCTCCGACATCAGCCCGTACCACGACGCCGACACCTTCCGGGCCATCGACGGCGCCGTCCAGGCCATCGGGGTGCCGACGTTGATCAGCGCGATCGTCCCGACCGACGACGGCGAGAACGTCCGCAACACGTCGATCCTGTGGGACCCCGACACCGGGCCGGGCGCCACCTACGTCAAGCGGCACCCGATGCCGTTCGGCGAGTACATCCCGATGCGCTCCATCGCCGAGCGCATCACCGACGCCGTCAACCAGCAGCCGCGCGACCACCTGCCCGGTGACACCGTCGGCATCTTCCAGGTCGGCGACACCACCATCGGCAACGTCATCTGCTTCGAGGTCGCCTTCGACGGCATCGTCCGCGACGCCGTCCTCGACGGCGGCCAGTTCCTCTCCGTCCAGACCAACAACGCCACGTTCGGGCGCACCGAGATGACCGAGCAGCAGCTGGCGCAGTCGCGGGTGCGGGCGTTCGAGCACGGCCGGACGGTGCTGGTGTCGGCGCTGGCCGGCGTCAGCGCCGTCGTCGCACCGGACGGGACGGTCTTGGACCGCGCCGAGCTGTTCACCCAGGACGTCATCGTCACCGAGGTCCCGCTGGCCGACGACCTCACCCTGGCCACCCGCATCGGCGCCTGGCCCGAGTGGATCGTCACCGCGCTCGGCCTCGGCGCCGTCGCGATCGTCGTCGTCAACGCCCGCCGCAACAGGCGCGCCGGCGCTCCCGCCGCCGACGAGCCGCGGCCGTCCGTGGAGGCAGGTGTGCCATGA
- a CDS encoding PH domain-containing protein, which produces MTGDDEDLRPDIGAAKRRMRLTSGGERELVRLEWVLHDGETVERMATGMYGRGVGLLALTDRRLVFLHRGRLSQTTEDFPIDRITTVQWHTGVLSGTITVHATGKRAEITNVHKDDGRALTDRLRERIALPAPAPGGDGVIEQIRRLGELRDAGIVTEEEFAAKKAELLRRL; this is translated from the coding sequence ATGACCGGCGACGACGAGGACCTGCGGCCCGACATCGGGGCGGCCAAGCGTCGCATGCGCCTGACGTCCGGCGGCGAGCGCGAGCTGGTGCGGCTGGAGTGGGTGCTCCACGACGGCGAGACCGTCGAGCGCATGGCCACCGGCATGTACGGCCGCGGCGTCGGCCTGCTCGCGCTGACCGACCGGCGGCTGGTGTTCCTGCATCGCGGCCGGCTGTCGCAGACCACCGAGGACTTCCCGATCGACCGCATCACGACGGTCCAGTGGCATACCGGGGTGCTGAGCGGCACCATCACGGTCCACGCCACCGGCAAACGGGCCGAGATCACCAACGTGCACAAGGACGACGGCCGCGCGCTGACCGACCGGCTGCGCGAGCGGATCGCCCTACCGGCCCCGGCGCCGGGCGGCGACGGCGTGATCGAGCAGATCCGCCGCCTCGGCGAGCTGCGCGACGCCGGGATCGTCACCGAGGAGGAGTTCGCCGCCAAGAAGGCCGAGCTGCTGCGCCGCCTCTGA
- a CDS encoding polyprenol monophosphomannose synthase, whose protein sequence is MTSVLVVIPTYNEALTIGKAVDRTRTSVPDAHILVVDDASPDGTGALADELAELDDHVHVLHRGGKQGLGAAYVAGFGWGLARDYDVIVEMDADGSHQPEELPRLLHAAENADLVIGSRYVPGGRTVNWPYKRQAISRIGNTYTRVALGTALRDATGGFRAFRAAALRELDIESVASQGYCFQVDLAWRAVRGGLRVIEVPITFVEREQGESKMDGKIVREALWRVTRWGVEHRARQLRGLVGGSRR, encoded by the coding sequence ATGACATCGGTCCTCGTGGTCATCCCCACCTACAACGAGGCGCTGACCATCGGCAAGGCGGTCGACCGCACGCGCACGTCGGTGCCTGACGCGCACATCCTGGTGGTCGACGACGCCTCGCCCGACGGCACCGGCGCCCTCGCCGACGAGCTGGCCGAGCTCGACGACCACGTGCACGTGCTGCACCGCGGCGGCAAGCAGGGCCTCGGCGCGGCCTACGTCGCCGGCTTCGGGTGGGGGCTGGCCCGCGACTACGACGTCATCGTCGAGATGGACGCCGACGGCTCGCACCAGCCCGAGGAGCTGCCCCGGCTGCTGCACGCCGCCGAGAACGCCGACCTCGTCATCGGGTCGCGCTACGTGCCCGGCGGGCGGACGGTGAACTGGCCGTACAAGCGGCAGGCGATCTCGCGCATCGGCAACACCTACACCCGGGTCGCGCTCGGCACGGCGCTGCGCGACGCCACCGGCGGATTCCGGGCGTTCCGGGCCGCCGCCCTGCGCGAACTGGACATCGAGAGCGTGGCGTCGCAAGGTTATTGCTTCCAGGTCGACCTTGCGTGGCGGGCGGTCCGGGGCGGGCTCCGGGTCATCGAGGTCCCGATCACGTTCGTCGAACGGGAGCAGGGAGAGTCGAAGATGGACGGCAAGATCGTGCGCGAGGCGCTGTGGCGGGTCACCCGATGGGGTGTCGAGCACCGCGCCCGGCAGCTGCGCGGCCTCGTCGGAGGGAGCCGGCGGTGA
- a CDS encoding RNA polymerase-binding protein RbpA produces the protein MSERSTLRGSRLGATSYEDERGVEFAERQTVAYSCTAGHRFEMTFSTEAEVPALWDCPRCGSESLRVATDRPEEAPSKPARTHWDMLLERRSIEDLEALLDERLELLRSGLIPGAAHLADRGGRRKKTA, from the coding sequence ATGTCCGAGCGTTCCACCCTGCGCGGCTCCCGCCTCGGGGCGACGAGCTACGAGGACGAGCGCGGCGTCGAGTTCGCCGAGCGCCAGACGGTTGCTTACAGCTGCACCGCCGGCCATCGCTTCGAGATGACGTTCTCGACCGAGGCCGAGGTGCCCGCCCTCTGGGACTGCCCCCGCTGCGGATCCGAGTCGCTGCGCGTCGCCACCGACCGTCCCGAGGAGGCGCCGTCGAAGCCGGCCCGCACCCACTGGGACATGCTCCTGGAGCGCCGCTCCATCGAGGACCTCGAGGCGCTGCTCGACGAGCGGCTCGAACTGCTCCGCTCCGGCCTCATCCCCGGCGCGGCGCACCTCGCCGACCGCGGCGGACGCCGCAAGAAGACCGCCTGA
- a CDS encoding MFS transporter, giving the protein MTNVLAPSGPLADPVARAREHRAWYFYDWANSAFVTTTATVLFGPYLTAVAETAACGEAGTTDDPCHGDLSVLGVPIAAGSVAAYTVTFATILSALLLPIVGAIADRTSKKRHLMAGFAWTGSAAAAAMFFVAGANWQLGAGLLVVAAICLGSSMVVYDAILVQIAHEDDRDRVSSRGWAFGYLGGGLLLALNLALVTLEPFGLSRSDTVRISLLSAGLWWAAWTIIPFRGIRDRPPTGVVRVGGSTARQAAGQLRETLRHARGYPQTLLFLIAYMLYNDGVQTVISASSIYGNRELGLGEDVLIVAILIVQFVAFGGALALGRLADRYGAKNIVMSSLVLWTVVVGAAFFLPVEQVVPFLILAVAIGFVLGGSQALSRSLFSLLVPKGKEAEYFSLYQAAERGTSWFGTLAFGLAFQLTDSYRWSVLVLVTFFIAGLIVLSKVDLQAGIVAAGNQVPRSVARYR; this is encoded by the coding sequence GTGACGAACGTCCTCGCCCCGTCGGGCCCGCTGGCCGATCCCGTCGCGCGGGCCAGGGAGCACCGAGCATGGTACTTCTACGACTGGGCGAACTCGGCCTTCGTCACCACGACGGCCACCGTCCTGTTCGGTCCGTACCTGACGGCGGTCGCCGAGACGGCCGCGTGCGGCGAGGCCGGGACGACCGACGACCCGTGCCACGGCGACCTGTCCGTGCTCGGCGTCCCGATCGCCGCCGGGTCGGTCGCCGCCTACACCGTGACGTTCGCGACGATCCTGTCCGCGCTGCTGCTGCCGATCGTCGGCGCCATCGCGGACCGGACGTCGAAGAAGCGGCACCTGATGGCCGGGTTCGCGTGGACCGGGTCCGCGGCGGCCGCCGCGATGTTCTTCGTCGCCGGGGCGAACTGGCAGCTCGGGGCCGGTCTGCTGGTCGTCGCGGCGATCTGTCTCGGCTCGTCGATGGTGGTGTACGACGCGATCCTGGTGCAGATCGCGCACGAGGACGACCGCGACCGCGTCTCCTCGCGCGGCTGGGCGTTCGGGTACCTCGGCGGCGGCCTGCTGCTGGCGCTGAACCTCGCCCTGGTGACGCTGGAGCCGTTCGGCCTGAGCCGGTCCGACACCGTCCGCATCAGCCTGTTGTCGGCCGGGCTGTGGTGGGCGGCGTGGACGATCATCCCGTTCCGCGGCATCCGCGACCGGCCGCCCACCGGCGTCGTCCGGGTCGGCGGCAGCACCGCGCGGCAGGCCGCCGGCCAGCTGCGCGAGACGCTGCGCCACGCCCGCGGCTACCCGCAGACGCTGCTGTTCCTCATCGCGTACATGCTCTACAACGACGGCGTCCAGACGGTCATCTCGGCGTCGTCGATCTACGGGAACCGGGAACTGGGGCTCGGCGAGGACGTCCTGATCGTCGCGATCCTCATCGTCCAGTTCGTCGCGTTCGGCGGCGCGCTGGCGCTGGGCCGGCTGGCCGACCGCTACGGCGCGAAGAACATCGTCATGTCCAGCCTGGTGCTGTGGACGGTGGTCGTCGGCGCGGCGTTCTTCCTGCCGGTCGAGCAGGTCGTGCCGTTCCTGATCCTGGCCGTGGCCATCGGGTTCGTGCTCGGCGGCAGCCAGGCGCTGTCGCGGTCGCTGTTCAGCCTGCTCGTCCCCAAGGGCAAGGAGGCCGAGTACTTCAGCCTCTACCAGGCCGCCGAACGCGGCACGAGCTGGTTCGGAACACTGGCGTTCGGCCTGGCGTTCCAGTTGACGGACTCGTATCGGTGGTCCGTGCTGGTGCTGGTGACGTTCTTCATCGCCGGGCTGATCGTGCTGTCGAAGGTGGATCTTCAAGCCGGCATCGTCGCCGCCGGGAACCAGGTCCCGAGGTCGGTCGCACGTTACCGGTGA
- a CDS encoding serine hydroxymethyltransferase, with amino-acid sequence MTTNDRAALQSADPEVAALITAEEERQRQTLKLIPSENYVSQAVLEATGTVLTNKYSEGYPGRRYYEGQQVIDQLETLAVERAKALFGADHANVQPYSGSPANLAVYLATAQAGDTVMGMSLPMGGHLTHGWKVSATGTWFRAVQYDVRRDTGRIDLDQVREIALAERPKVIFCGGTAIPRTIDFAGFAAIAQEAGAVLAADIAHIAGLVVGGAHPTPVGHADIVTTTTHKTLRGPRGAMILTTEEYAKPIDKAVFPGLQGGPHNHTTAGIAVALGEAAEPAFKDYAHQIVANAQTLADELLGRGFDLVSGGTDNHLILIDLTSKGVAGKPAAKALDLAGLETNYNTVPFDPRKPFDPSGLRLGTPALTSRGMGEAEMREVGRWLDEVVTAAAGSDEDALAAVVARVRGEVTELTGRFPTPGLDG; translated from the coding sequence ATGACCACGAACGACCGCGCCGCCCTGCAGTCCGCCGACCCCGAGGTCGCCGCGCTGATCACGGCCGAGGAGGAGCGGCAGCGGCAGACGCTGAAGCTGATCCCGTCCGAGAACTACGTGTCCCAGGCGGTGCTCGAGGCCACGGGCACCGTGCTGACGAACAAGTACTCCGAGGGCTACCCCGGGCGCCGCTACTACGAGGGCCAGCAGGTCATCGACCAGCTCGAGACGCTCGCCGTCGAGCGGGCCAAGGCGCTGTTCGGCGCCGACCACGCCAACGTCCAGCCGTACTCCGGCTCGCCGGCCAACCTCGCCGTCTACCTCGCCACCGCGCAGGCCGGCGACACCGTCATGGGCATGTCGCTGCCGATGGGCGGGCACCTGACGCACGGCTGGAAGGTCTCCGCGACCGGCACCTGGTTCCGCGCGGTGCAGTACGACGTCCGCCGCGACACCGGCCGCATCGACCTCGACCAGGTCCGCGAGATCGCGCTGGCCGAGCGGCCGAAGGTGATCTTCTGCGGCGGCACCGCCATCCCGCGCACCATCGACTTCGCCGGGTTCGCGGCCATCGCGCAGGAGGCCGGCGCCGTCCTGGCCGCCGACATCGCGCACATCGCCGGCCTGGTCGTCGGCGGGGCGCACCCGACACCCGTCGGCCACGCCGACATCGTCACCACGACGACGCACAAGACGCTGCGCGGCCCGCGCGGGGCGATGATCCTCACCACCGAGGAGTACGCCAAGCCGATCGACAAGGCGGTCTTCCCCGGCCTGCAGGGCGGCCCGCACAACCACACGACGGCCGGCATCGCGGTCGCGCTCGGCGAGGCGGCGGAGCCCGCGTTCAAGGACTACGCGCACCAGATCGTCGCGAACGCCCAGACGCTGGCCGACGAGCTGCTGGGCCGCGGCTTCGACCTCGTCTCCGGCGGCACCGACAACCACCTGATCCTCATCGACCTCACCTCGAAGGGCGTCGCCGGCAAGCCGGCCGCCAAGGCGCTCGACCTGGCCGGGCTGGAGACGAACTACAACACCGTCCCGTTCGACCCGCGCAAGCCGTTCGACCCGTCCGGCCTGCGCCTGGGCACCCCGGCCCTGACCAGCCGCGGCATGGGCGAGGCGGAGATGCGCGAGGTCGGCCGCTGGCTCGACGAGGTCGTCACCGCCGCCGCCGGGTCCGACGAGGACGCGCTGGCCGCGGTGGTGGCCCGGGTGCGCGGCGAGGTCACCGAGCTCACCGGCCGGTTCCCGACGCCCGGACTGGACGGCTGA